The Terriglobus roseus sequence TGCGAAGACACGCAAGCAACTGGGCCGCGCCTACGACGAAGCGGGCGACTCCCTTGAGGACGCAGCCGACTATGTGAAGGATCAGGCCGAGCGCCTGTCCAAGGAAGCGAATTCGGCCTACAAGAAGGGCGTCAAGCAGTTGGACAGCGCCTACTCCCAGGCCATCGACGCTCTGAATGATTCCTACAGCGAAGCCAAGGAGAAGCTTGTAAGCGTCGCCGACGTCGCCATCGACAATGTGGAAACCATCACCAAGAAGGCTCGCTCGCTGGTGTAGCCATTCGCTCTGGAAGCAACTGCAAGTTGCCGTCCTGAGTGAAGTCAGGGGACCTGCTTCCGCCGCAGTTCCAACA is a genomic window containing:
- a CDS encoding YtxH domain-containing protein, with the protein product MSSKSFWIAFIAGTTAGAIVALLYAPQTGAKTRKQLGRAYDEAGDSLEDAADYVKDQAERLSKEANSAYKKGVKQLDSAYSQAIDALNDSYSEAKEKLVSVADVAIDNVETITKKARSLV